From a region of the Candidatus Methylomirabilota bacterium genome:
- a CDS encoding DinB family protein — MPATIVGDRVVHGWNPKALAELVGARYEERQQLSPVELARRLDVVLAATQRAIRQVPLDQLGMKAPGRDRTVRQLGFHVFRVSASFVDTREQGHLSEQWFEESPPAEMADGEAIARHGETVRRRVAAYCAQPGWCDGMVSTYYGPQSAHDFMERTTWHAAQHLRQIYWFLDRMAVPADSPLTDVDLDGLPIPRDVWS, encoded by the coding sequence CGCTCGCCGAGCTGGTGGGCGCCCGCTACGAAGAGCGCCAGCAGCTCTCGCCGGTTGAGCTGGCGCGGCGGCTCGACGTCGTGCTCGCCGCTACCCAGCGCGCCATCCGCCAGGTGCCGCTCGACCAGCTCGGGATGAAGGCGCCCGGTCGCGACCGGACCGTGCGCCAGCTCGGCTTTCACGTCTTCCGGGTGAGCGCGTCCTTTGTCGACACCCGTGAGCAGGGACACCTGTCCGAGCAGTGGTTCGAGGAGAGCCCTCCGGCCGAGATGGCGGATGGCGAGGCCATCGCCCGCCACGGCGAGACGGTGCGCCGCCGCGTCGCGGCGTACTGCGCGCAGCCTGGCTGGTGCGACGGCATGGTCAGCACGTACTACGGGCCGCAGTCGGCCCACGATTTCATGGAGCGCACGACCTGGCATGCCGCCCAGCACTTGCGCCAGATCTACTGGTTCCTGGACCGCATGGCGGTCCCGGCGGATTCGCCGCTGACCGACGTCGACCTGGACGGACTGCCAATCCCGCGCGACGTGTGGTCGTAG